A genomic window from Purpureocillium takamizusanense chromosome 2, complete sequence includes:
- a CDS encoding DNA-directed RNA polymerase (COG:K~BUSCO:EOG092605OK~EggNog:ENOG503NVF6), which yields MNIAQPVASEVESVEFTFLSADEIRAVSVKRIENESTFDNLLNPVPGGLYDPALGSWGDSPCSTCNLNQASCPGHPGHIQLPVPVYHPVFLDQAYRLLRATCVYCKGFRLPPKELHAYTCKLRLLQHGLIQQAHIVGSIGENELAVELQESLGLEDSEAEEEGTSSIDNVTRAREKYVQRCLRGSKLRRGDVKKGKHEGASEMRREVIKEFLTDITKKAMCASCGGISPTYRKDRFVKIFEKSLSGKEKAKMAQKSLKWDDAMTRVYHNKKPRKGDGYASDEGVADIGSPSRKVQTTTLEDIEMPDADAADSAPPQRYISSMEVHARLAELFEKEQELLSLLYNAKPPTRSSPKVTPDMFFMTTILVPPNRYRPEARTGDSQIAEAQQNSLYKNILRSCSKIAQVYNALDAGNADVVQMHQAWTELQEGVNALIDKTKNPVQGAAAKRNEDGIKQKLEKKEGLFRKNMMGKRVNYAARSVISPDPNIETNEIGVPPVFAKKLTYPEPVTSHNFRDMQQAVINGVDKWPGAFAIENENGQVVNLRNKSVEDRISLANQLLAPTNTSAARMRNKKVYRHLTNGDVVLMNRQPTLHKPSIMGHRVRVLPGEKTIRMHYANCNTYNADFDGDEMNMHFPQNEVARAEALQIADTDHQYLSGTAGKPLRGLIQDHISVSVTLCNRDTFFSRGDYHQLVYSALRPESGHILGERIELVPPAIIKPVPRWTGKQVVTTILQNIRPPNCGGLSMRREVLIRADQWGANSEEGSVLIQDGEFITGILDKSQIGPSSGGLIHAIHEIYGPAVAGKLLSSLGRLLTRYLNMRAFSCGIDDLRLTQEGEDARRRELVAADTVGVQIASGYVSLENQSNPLNPLLLERLEEVVRDDSKQEGLDLLMNQRTREITDAVQKSCIPKGLEKPFPRNQMQAMTTSGAKGSRVNASLISCNLGQQVLEGRRVPLMVSGKSLPCFKPFETNVRAGGYIVNRFLTGIRPQEYYFHHMAGREGLIDTAVKTSRSGYLQRCIIKGMEGLTVAYDTTVRDADGSMIQFLYGEDGLDVTKQMYLSDFSFILQNVTSEAAQLRYDPKLGERLGAHRAAFTKYMKSAIKHAKANDRNAKDPLSANFDPATNAFVTSETFYDAVSSYLKKNADGLVREKGNKAQRGLPRVALNRKNAEMLFAMKFLRSLVEPGEAVGIVAGQSVGEPSTQMTLNTFHLAGHSAKNVTLGIPRLREILMTASKDISTPAMSLYPISELSSNDAEVFAKSISALRLGQILDRAAVEERVGKGKVYGLAKVYKVSLKFFPSAEYTKTYAIRICDVMDTVERKLLRAILSLTKKEIKKRQAQTTNATPEIGVKAGVVEMAALEPEGEGHGEDDDDDIGDDDATNSKQRANRSEAVSYGPNDDDDDAIQRANEREAMASEMEDEGFGGSPPPSTRNADNSDEDEEDENMTSWSAKARTQRVLDAYAEVTDFDSDEKDGGWCTLTMEFDAIIPKVLMLNIVQDAIRKTVVQQISGVNSCSFVEEKGIRAIHTEGVNLRAMQRYSDFIDPNRIETNDIGAVLDVYGVEACRNNIVRELGGVFKSHGIAVDSRHLNLIADYMTRNGDFTAFSRMGLRGNVSPFTKMSFETTLAFLKDAVLDGDWDDLTTPSSRLVMGRLGRVGTGGFDVLTQLPTYHVDSLA from the exons ATGAATATCGCAcagcccgtcgcctccgagGTGGAGAGCGTCGAGTTCACATTTCTCTCCGCTGACGAAATACGGGCAGTATCCGTCAAGCGCATCGAGAACGAAAGCACCTTTGACAATCTGCTAAATCCGGTGCCTGGCGGTCTCTATGACCCGGCTCTTGGCTCTTGGGGCGATTCACC ATGTTCAACTTGCAACTTGAATCAGGCCTCGTGTCCCGGGCATCCAGGCCACATTCAGCTCCCCGTGCCCGTCTACCATCCGGTGTTTCTGGACCAGGCATACCGTCTCCTCCGGGCGACATGCGTCTACTGCAAAGGCTTTCGACTGCCACCAAAGGAGCTGCACGCATACACCTGCAAGCTTCGCCTCCTTCAACATGGCCTTATCCAACAGGCTCACATAGTCGGGTCTATCGGCGAGAATGAACTCGCCGTGGAACTTCAAGAGTCCCTCGGCCTGGAGGATAgtgaggccgaggaggaaggaACCTCTTCCATCGACAACGTCACCCGCGCGCGAGAAAAGTATGTGCAGCGCTGTCTCCGTGGGAGCAAGCTGCGGAGGGGCGATGTAAAGAAGGGTAAACACGAGGGCGCCAGTGAGATGCGTCGAGAGGTCATCAAGGAATTCCTGACCGATATCACGAAAAAAGCGATGTGCGCCAGCTGTGGTGGCATATCACCAACATATCGGAAAGATAGATTCGTCAAGATCTTCGAAAAGTCCTTGTCCGGAAAGGAGAAAGCCAAGATGGCTCAGAAGAGCCTGAAGTGGGATGATGCCATGACACGCGTCTACCATAACAAGAAGCCTCGAAAGGGGGACGGCTACGCATCCGATGAAGGAGTCGCCGACATTGGCTCACCAAGCCGCAAAGTACAGACGACTACGCTCGAGGATATCGAAATGCCAGATGCGGATGCTGCCGATTCTGCTCCACCCCAAAGATACATCAGCTCCATGGAGGTTCACGCGAGGCTAGCAGAGCTTTTTGAGAAGGAGCAGGAACTCCTTTCGCTCCTATACAACGCCAAGCCGCCCACGCGAAGCTCGCCCAAAGTCACGCCCGATATGTTCTTTATGACGACAATCCTGGTTCCTCCCAATCGGTATCGACCAGAGGCGCGCACTGGCGATTCGCAGATTGCCGAGGCCCAACAGAACTCCCTGTATAAGAACATACTCAGGAGCTGCAGCAAAATTGCCCAAGTATACAACGCCCTGGACGCTGGCAATGCCGACGTTGTCCAAATGCACCAAGCTTGGACAGAGCTTCAGGAAGGTGTCAATGCACTCATCGACAAGACCAAGAACCCTGTACAGGGTGCTGCGGCAAAGCGCAACGAAGACGGCATCAAGCAGAAGCTCGAAAAGAAGGAGGGTTTGTTCAGAAAAAACATGATGGGCAAGCGCGTCAACTATGCCGCCAGAAGTGTTATCTCACCGGACCCCAACATCGAGACCAATGAGATTGGCGTCCCCCCCGTTTTTGCAAAGAAACTCACATACCCAGAGCCCGTCACCAGCCACAACTTTCGAGATATGCAGCAGGCCGTCATCAATGGCGTCGACAAGTGGCCGGGTGCCTTCGCGATTGAGAATGAGAACGGCCAAGTCGTCAATCTCCGGAACAAGTCAGTCGAAGATCGCATCTCGCTTGCCAATCAGCTCCTAGCGCCTACAAACACCAGCGCAGCGAGAATGAGGAACAAGAAAGTGTATCGTCACTTGACGAATGGCGATGTTGTATTGATGAATCGTCAGCCGACCTTGCACAAGCCTTCTATTATGGGCCACCGAGTGCGAGTGCTCCCTGGAGAGAAGACGATTCGAATGCATTATGCCAACTGCAACACATATAATGCCGAtttcgacggcgacgagatgaATATGCATTTTCCGCAAAATGAGGTTGCCCGGGCAGAGGCTTTGCAAATTGCCGACACAGACCACCAGTACCTATCCGGCACTGCCGGCAAGCCACTCAGAGGCTTGATTCAAGACCACATCTCCGTCTCAGTCACGTTGTGCAACCGTGATACATTCTTCAGTCGCGGCGACTACCACCAATTGGTCTATAGTGCCCTGCGCCCGGAGAGCGGGCACATCCTTGGGGAAAGGATTGAGCTTGTGCCTCCTGCAATCATCAAGCCAGTGCCAAGGTGGACAGGCAAGCAGGTCGTAACTACAATCCTCCAGAACATCCGCCCGCCTAACTGCGGTGGCCTGTCTATGCGCAGAGAGGTCCTGATAAGGGCGGACCAGTGGGGGGCCAATTCGGAGGAGGGCAGCGTTCTCATCCAGGACGGAGAGTTCATCACCGGAATTCTGGACAAATCACAGATCGGACCTAGTTCTGGAGGCCTGATTCATGCAATTCACGAGATTTACGGTCCAGCTGTGGCGGGCAAGTTGCTGAGCAGCCTTGGTCGCCTGCTGACTAGATACCTCAACATGAGAGCCTTCTCCTGCGGCATAGATGATCTCAGGCTCACTCAGGAGGGTGAGGATGCACGACGAAGGGAGCTTGTTGCTGCCGATACGGTGGGAGTTCAAATCGCATCTGGCTACGTTTCTCTGGAAAACCAGTCCAACCCGCTCAACCCTCTTCTCTTGGAGCGCCTTGAAGAGGTTGtgcgcgacgacagcaagCAGGAGGGCTTGGACCTCCTAATGAATCAACGGACAAGGGAGATTACGGATGCCGTTCAGAAGTCCTGCATTCCTAAGGGCCTGGAAAAGCCCTTCCCGAGAAATCAAATGCAGGCCATGACGACATCGGGAGCCAAGGGCTCCCGAGTGAACGCATCCCTCATTTCATGCAATCTTGGTCAGCAGGTTTTAGAGGGAAGACGTGTGCCTCTGATGGTCAGCGGCAAGAGTTTGCCATGCTTCAAGCCATTTGAAACCAATGTCAGGGCCGGCGGCTACATCGTGAACCGCTTCCTAACAGGCATTCGACCGCAGGAGTACTACTTCCATCACATGGCTGGTCGAGAAGGTCTCATCGATACAGCAGTGAAGACTTCGCGCTCAGGTTACCTGCAAAGATGCATTATCAAAGGCATGGAAGGGCTAACGGTAGCCTATGACACAACTGTGCGGGATGCCGACGGGTCCATGATCCAATTTCTATACGGTGAGGATGGTCTTGACGTGACGAAACAAATGTACTTGTCCGATTTTAGTTTCATTCTGCAAAACGTCACGTCTGAGGCAGCGCAGTTGAGGTATGATCccaagctcggcgagcgaCTTGGGGCCCACCGAGCTGCGTTCACCAAGTACATGAAGAGCGCCATCAAGCATGCCAAGGCCAACGATCGAAACGCAAAAGATCCTCTTTCCGCCAACTTCGATCCAGCTACGAACGCTTTCGTCACTTCAGAAACGTTCTACGATGCCGTGTCAAGTTACCTCAAGAAGAACGCTGACGGATTGGTACGTGAGAAGGGTAACAAGGCTCAACGAGGCCTTCCCCGTGTCGCCCTCAATCGAAAGAACGCGGAGATGCTTTTTGCCATGAAGTTCCTACGGTCTCTGGTGGAGCCTGGCGAAGCTGTGGGCATTGTCGCCGGCCAATCTGTGGGCGAACCGTCAACGCAAATGACCCTGAATACTTTCCACTTAGCAGGGCATTCAGCCAAGAACGTCACCCTGGGTATTCCTCGACTTCGCGAGATTCTGATGACGGCAAGCAAGGACATCTCAACGCCTGCCATGTCCCTGTACCCAATCTCGGAGCTTTCATCGAACGATGCAGAGGTGTTTGCCAAATCAATTAGCGCATTGCGACTAGGGCAAATTCTTGACCGCGCCGCTGTCGAGGAGAGGGTCGGCAAAGGCAAGGTATATGGTTTGGCAAAAGTCTACAAAGTCAGTCTGAAGTTCTTTCCCTCGGCAGAGTATACCAAAACGTACGCAATCCGCATCTGCGACGTGATGGACACCGTCGAGCGGAAGCTTTTGCGGGCTATTCTATCTCTCACGAAGAAGGAGATTAAGAAGCGGCAGGCCCAGACGACCAATGCCACTCCCGAAATTGGAGTTAAGGCTGGCGTCGTGGAGATGGCTGCTCTAGAGCCCGAAGGCGAGGggcacggcgaggatgacgacgacgacataggcgatgacgatgccacCAACTCGAAGCAGCGCGCAAACCGCAGCGAGGCTGTATCATACGggcccaacgacgacgacgatgacgccatCCAGCGGGCGAATGAGAGGGAGGCCATGGCTAGCGAGATGGAAGACGAGGGTTTCGGCGGTAGCCCTCCACCATCCACGCGTAACGCCGACAAttcggacgaggacgaggaggacgagaacaTGACATCTTGGTCTGCCAAGGCTCGGACGCAGCGGGTCCTCGACGCTTACGCAGAGGTTACGGACTTTGACTCCGACGAGAAGGATGGCGGCTGGTGCACCTTGACAATGGAGTTTGACGCCATTATCCCCAAGGTGCTGATGCTCAACATCGTGCAAGACGCGATCCGCAAGACGGTGGTGCAGCAGATCTCCGGCGTCAACTCTTGCAGCTTCGTTGAAGAGAAAGGCATACGGGCCATACACACGGAGGGCGTCAACCTACGGGCTATGCAAAGATACAGCGACTTTATCGATCCGAACCGCATCGAGACCAACGATATTGGGGCGGTGCTGGACGTCTACGGCGTGGAAGCTTGTCGAAACAACATTGTGCGCGAACTGGGAGGCGTCTTCAAGTCACACGGCATCGCGGTTGATAGTCGGCACCTCAACCTGATCGCAGACTACATGACGAGGAACGGCGACTTTACCGCCTTCAGCCGCATGGGCTTGAGGGGCAACGTTAGCCCGTTCACCAAGATGAGTTTCGAGACTACGCTTGCATTCTTGAAGGACGCAGTGTTGGATGGCGATTGGGATGACCTAACAACACCGAGCAGTCGATTGGTAATGGGTAGGTTGGGGAGAGTCGGAACTGGTGGCTTTGATGTACTGACCCAGCTGCCGACGTACCACGTGGACTCGCTGGCATGA
- a CDS encoding Glutathione transferase (COG:H~EggNog:ENOG503P21S), with the protein MSRNKITLYVDTVSPFAYIAYYVLRHHAVFQSCDITYVPIFLGGLMKACGNTAPINITNKKSWINHNRQLWAETLQVPIKKELPANFPPMTLGIMRQLAALDEADGRGRQQRLVQALDAMFHDFWVEHRETHKAEVLHSLLDRVLGSETAASVAAEAGNKGKVALLRNTDEAFAAGAFGLPWMVCTNAAGNVESFWGVDHLGQVASFLGLERPKAGGWKALL; encoded by the exons ATGTCGCGCAACAAGATTACGCTCTACGTCGACACGGTCAGTCCGTTCGCCTATATTGCGTACTATGTGCTCCGG CACCATGCAGTCTTCCAAAGCTGCGACATCACATATGTACCCATCTTCCTGGGCGGCCTAATGAAGGCATGCGGCAACACGGCGCCCATCAACATCACGA ATAAGAAGTCATGGATCAACCACAACCGTCAGCTGTGGGCCGAGACGCTGCAGGTGCCTATCAAGAAGGAGCTGCCTGCTAACTTCCCGCCCATGACGCTTGGCATCATGCGCcagctcgcggcgctggacgagGCAGACGGTAggggccggcagcagcgcctggtGCAAGCGCTGGACGCGATGTTCCACGACTTCTGGGTGGAGCACCGCGAGACGCacaaggccgaggtgctcCATTCGCTCCTGGACAGAGTCCTCGGCAGCGAGACAgcggccagcgtcgccgcagaGGCCGGCAACAAGGGAAAGGTGGCCCTGCTGCGCAACACGGATGaggccttcgccgccggcgccttcgGCCTGCCATGGATGGTGTGCACCAACGCGGCCGGCAATGTTGAGTCATTCTGGGGCGTCGACCACCTTGGCCAGGTGGCTAGCTTCCTGGGCCTCGAGCGTCCCAAGGCGGGTGGATGGAAGGCTCTGCTCTGA
- a CDS encoding Glutathione transferase (COG:H~EggNog:ENOG503P21S): MKACGNTAPINITNKKSWINHNRQLWAETLQVPIKKELPANFPPMTLGIMRQLAALDEADGRGRQQRLVQALDAMFHDFWVEHRETHKAEVLHSLLDRVLGSETAASVAAEAGNKGKVALLRNTDEAFAAGAFGLPWMVCTNAAGNVESFWGVDHLGQVASFLGLERPKAGGWKALL; encoded by the exons ATGAAGGCATGCGGCAACACGGCGCCCATCAACATCACGA ATAAGAAGTCATGGATCAACCACAACCGTCAGCTGTGGGCCGAGACGCTGCAGGTGCCTATCAAGAAGGAGCTGCCTGCTAACTTCCCGCCCATGACGCTTGGCATCATGCGCcagctcgcggcgctggacgagGCAGACGGTAggggccggcagcagcgcctggtGCAAGCGCTGGACGCGATGTTCCACGACTTCTGGGTGGAGCACCGCGAGACGCacaaggccgaggtgctcCATTCGCTCCTGGACAGAGTCCTCGGCAGCGAGACAgcggccagcgtcgccgcagaGGCCGGCAACAAGGGAAAGGTGGCCCTGCTGCGCAACACGGATGaggccttcgccgccggcgccttcgGCCTGCCATGGATGGTGTGCACCAACGCGGCCGGCAATGTTGAGTCATTCTGGGGCGTCGACCACCTTGGCCAGGTGGCTAGCTTCCTGGGCCTCGAGCGTCCCAAGGCGGGTGGATGGAAGGCTCTGCTCTGA
- the HHT1 gene encoding histone H3.1 (COG:B~EggNog:ENOG503P1RT), producing MARTKQTARKSTGGKAPRKQLASKAARKSAPSTGGVKKPHRYKPGTVALREIRRYQKSTELLIRKLPFQRLVREIAQDFKSDLRFQSSAIGALQESVESYLVSLFEDTNLCAIHAKRVTIQSKDIQLARRLRGERN from the exons ATGGCCCGCACCAAGCAGACCGCCCGCAAGTCCACTGGTGGCAAGGCTCCTCGCAAGCAGCTTGCCTCCAAGGCTG CCCGCAAGAGCGCCCCCTccaccggcggcgtcaagaaGCCTCACCGCTATAAGCCCGGTACCGTCGCTCTCCGTGAGATTCGTCGCTACCAGAAGTCGACTGAGCTTCTGATCCGCAAGCTCCCCTTCCAGCGCCTC GTCCGTGAGATCGCACAGGACTTCAAGAGCGATCTTCGCTTCCAGTCTTCCGCCATCGGTGCCCTCCAGGAGTCCGTCGAGTCTTACCTCGTCTCCCTCTTCGAGGACACCAACCTGTGCGCCATCCACGCCAAGCGTGTCACCATCCAGTCCAAGGACATCCAgcttgcccgccgcctgcgcggcgagcgtAACTAG
- the HHF1_1 gene encoding Histone H4 (COG:B~EggNog:ENOG503P3ZX), whose product MTGRGKGGKGLGKGGAKRHRKILRDNIQGITKPAIRRLARRGGVKRISAMIYEETRGVLKTFLEGVIRDAVTYTEHAKRKTVTSLDVVYALKRQGRTLYGFGG is encoded by the exons ATGACTGGAC gtggcaagggcggcaagggcctcggcaagggcggTGCCAAGCGCCACCGCAAGATTCTTCGTGACAACATCCAGGGTATCACCAAGCCCGCTATCCGACGTCTCGCTCGTCGTGGCGGTGTCAAGCGTATTTCTGCCA TGATCTACGAGGAGACACGCGGTGTTCTCAAGACCTTCCTCGAGGGTGTCATTCGCGACGCCGTCACATACACTGAGCACGCCAAGCGGAAGACGGTCACATCACTGGACGTAGTCTATGCACTCAAGCGACAAGGCCGCACCCTGTACGGTTTTGGTGGTTAA
- a CDS encoding uncharacterized protein (COG:S~EggNog:ENOG503NUHM): protein MISLYGQPQTNNHHYLFTDDQHQQQHQQQQDRHFTSFASDELPLPSSSFDLPEGSDDIVLTSEHMQPDSWASPAQFTPRLGRYSHQRESSLSSLASTTGPASPFAGSTSNPQIAINDSAVDNLPDMHTHDATAVAHGGSVYQLPKSMNHYTNFHSFDGALSEMAYPLAVAPSRKARIDRGLLPAPEFPAGHNASHPTSVASSIAGDSPATPGIGETADQADRRRNGTSPGHLGPGRDVGDFVLIDFAGFVNVPKLDRTMTDVYGDELYNPNFTITSTSPPRVPVTSPTNDLFTQRISAANSHHLSAAHSPSSSISRARSPFRTGSPFAAPPMHDTSSDYSLSNTRGLGKQTRATQDPQMVAQHDRILEPETPKTISPKDAVLEFTDADNETNFPLFPQDPASYGMDALAKGILEPGVDESYLQTNDGSSAAAMALMPSQASLGIQVPQQYPFISRSGLRHDTPPRLSSSGSSSVGSRLNTPSNLTRPAATGAEGGTYTCTYHGCTLRFETPSLLQKHKREGHRHTQGIGSSRDLGMTSTLLNTQAGPHRCDRINPSTGKPCGTIFSRPYDLTRHEDTIHNARKLKVRCDLCTDEKTFSRADALTRHYRVCHPDVELPGKHRRRGGG from the coding sequence ATGATCTCCCTCTATGGCCAACCTCAGACCAACAATCACCATTACCTCTTCACAGAcgaccagcaccagcagcagcaccagcagcaacaggacCGTCACTTCACTTCATTCGCCTCGGACGAACTACCGCTGCCCTCGTCAAGTTTTGATCTGCCCGAAGGCAGCGACGATATCGTCCTGACCAGTGAACACATGCAGCCCGACAGTTgggcctcgcccgcccagtTCACACCGAGGCTTGGTCGGTACTCTCACCAGCGCGAGTCGTCCCTCTCATCGCTCGCCTCCACGACCGGCCCAGCGTCTCCTTTCGCGGGCTCCACCTCAAATCCTCAGATCGCCATCAACGATTCCGCCGTCGACAATCTTCCCgacatgcacacacacgacGCAACCGCCGTCGCTCATGGAGGCTCAGTTTATCAGCTTCCTAAGTCCATGAACCATTACACCAACTTTCACAGCTTTGACGGGGCCCTGTCCGAGATGGCGTACCCGTTAGCGGTCGCTCCGTCGAGAAAAGCCCGGATCGATAGAGGCCTCCTGCCGGCACCGGAATTCCCCGCTGGACACAACGCTTCGCACCCAACGTCGGTAGCCAGCTCTATTGCAGGAGATTCACCTGCGACGCCGGGCATCGGTGAGACTGCGGACCAAGCAGACAGGAGGAGAAACGGTACGTCACCGGGTCATCTTGGGCCAGGTCGCGATGTTGGAGACTTTGTGCTCATCGATTTCGCAGGTTTTGTCAATGTTCCGAAATTGGACAGAACAATGACCGACGTTTATGGCGATGAGTTGTACAATCCGAACTTCACCATCACATCGACATCGCCCCCACGGGTGCCTGTTACCTCGCCCACCAACGATCTCTTCACCCAGCGCATCAGTGCAGCAAACAGTCACCATCTTAGTGCGGCGCATTCTCCTTCCTCTTCCATATCACGCGCCCGGTCACCATTTCGTACTGGGTCTCCATTTGCGGCGCCTCCTATGCACGACACCTCTTCAGACTACTCCCTCAGCAATACCCGAGGCTTGGGGAAGCAAACCAGAGCGACGCAGGACCCTCAGATGGTTGCTCAGCATGATCGTATCTTGGAGCCTGAGACGCCGAAGACCATCTCGCCCAAGGATGCCGTTCTCGAATTCACCGATGCGGACAACGAGACAAACTTTCCCTTGTTCCCTCAAGATCCGGCCAGCTACGGCATGGATGCGTTGGCCAAAGGCATTCTGGAGCCAGGGGTAGACGAATCGTACCTGCAGACCAACGACGGGAGCTcagctgccgccatggcgctcaTGCCATCTCAAGCTTCCCTTGGTATTCAGGTGCCGCAGCAGTATCCGTTCATCTCACGCTCTGGGTTAAGGCACGACACCCCCCCCCGACTCAGCTCGTCGGGCTCAAGCTCTGTTGGATCCAGGCTCAACACGCCTTCAAATTTGACACGCCCGGCCGCCACAGGTGCCGAAGGTGGCACGTACACCTGCACGTATCATGGTTGTACGCTCAGATTCGAGACACCATCACTGCTACAGAAACACAAGCGGGAGGGTCACAGGCACACGCAGGGCATTGGTAGCAGCCGGGACCTGGGAATGACGTCGACCTTGCTCAACACCCAGGCCGGCCCGCATCGCTGCGATCGGATTAATCCAAGCACTGGAAAGCCGTGCGGCACAATCTTCTCGAGGCCATACGACTTGACAAGGCACGAGGACACCATCCACAACGCCCGCAAACTCAAGGTCCGATGCGACCTGTGCACTGATGAGAAGACGTTCAGCCGAGCGGATGCTCTGACGCGACATTACAGGGTGTGCCACCCCGATGTGGAACTTCCTGGAAagcaccgtcgccgtggagGTGGTTAG
- a CDS encoding uncharacterized protein (COG:S~EggNog:ENOG503NUHM), with protein sequence MISLYGQPQTNNHHYLFTDDQHQQQHQQQQDRHFTSFASDELPLPSSSFDLPEGSDDIVLTSEHMQPDSWASPAQFTPRLGRYSHQRESSLSSLASTTGPASPFAGSTSNPQIAINDSAVDNLPDMHTHDATAVAHGGSVYQLPKSMNHYTNFHSFDGALSEMAYPLAVAPSRKARIDRGLLPAPEFPAGHNASHPTSVASSIAGDSPATPGIGETADQADRRRNGFVNVPKLDRTMTDVYGDELYNPNFTITSTSPPRVPVTSPTNDLFTQRISAANSHHLSAAHSPSSSISRARSPFRTGSPFAAPPMHDTSSDYSLSNTRGLGKQTRATQDPQMVAQHDRILEPETPKTISPKDAVLEFTDADNETNFPLFPQDPASYGMDALAKGILEPGVDESYLQTNDGSSAAAMALMPSQASLGIQVPQQYPFISRSGLRHDTPPRLSSSGSSSVGSRLNTPSNLTRPAATGAEGGTYTCTYHGCTLRFETPSLLQKHKREGHRHTQGIGSSRDLGMTSTLLNTQAGPHRCDRINPSTGKPCGTIFSRPYDLTRHEDTIHNARKLKVRCDLCTDEKTFSRADALTRHYRVCHPDVELPGKHRRRGGG encoded by the exons ATGATCTCCCTCTATGGCCAACCTCAGACCAACAATCACCATTACCTCTTCACAGAcgaccagcaccagcagcagcaccagcagcaacaggacCGTCACTTCACTTCATTCGCCTCGGACGAACTACCGCTGCCCTCGTCAAGTTTTGATCTGCCCGAAGGCAGCGACGATATCGTCCTGACCAGTGAACACATGCAGCCCGACAGTTgggcctcgcccgcccagtTCACACCGAGGCTTGGTCGGTACTCTCACCAGCGCGAGTCGTCCCTCTCATCGCTCGCCTCCACGACCGGCCCAGCGTCTCCTTTCGCGGGCTCCACCTCAAATCCTCAGATCGCCATCAACGATTCCGCCGTCGACAATCTTCCCgacatgcacacacacgacGCAACCGCCGTCGCTCATGGAGGCTCAGTTTATCAGCTTCCTAAGTCCATGAACCATTACACCAACTTTCACAGCTTTGACGGGGCCCTGTCCGAGATGGCGTACCCGTTAGCGGTCGCTCCGTCGAGAAAAGCCCGGATCGATAGAGGCCTCCTGCCGGCACCGGAATTCCCCGCTGGACACAACGCTTCGCACCCAACGTCGGTAGCCAGCTCTATTGCAGGAGATTCACCTGCGACGCCGGGCATCGGTGAGACTGCGGACCAAGCAGACAGGAGGAGAAACG GTTTTGTCAATGTTCCGAAATTGGACAGAACAATGACCGACGTTTATGGCGATGAGTTGTACAATCCGAACTTCACCATCACATCGACATCGCCCCCACGGGTGCCTGTTACCTCGCCCACCAACGATCTCTTCACCCAGCGCATCAGTGCAGCAAACAGTCACCATCTTAGTGCGGCGCATTCTCCTTCCTCTTCCATATCACGCGCCCGGTCACCATTTCGTACTGGGTCTCCATTTGCGGCGCCTCCTATGCACGACACCTCTTCAGACTACTCCCTCAGCAATACCCGAGGCTTGGGGAAGCAAACCAGAGCGACGCAGGACCCTCAGATGGTTGCTCAGCATGATCGTATCTTGGAGCCTGAGACGCCGAAGACCATCTCGCCCAAGGATGCCGTTCTCGAATTCACCGATGCGGACAACGAGACAAACTTTCCCTTGTTCCCTCAAGATCCGGCCAGCTACGGCATGGATGCGTTGGCCAAAGGCATTCTGGAGCCAGGGGTAGACGAATCGTACCTGCAGACCAACGACGGGAGCTcagctgccgccatggcgctcaTGCCATCTCAAGCTTCCCTTGGTATTCAGGTGCCGCAGCAGTATCCGTTCATCTCACGCTCTGGGTTAAGGCACGACACCCCCCCCCGACTCAGCTCGTCGGGCTCAAGCTCTGTTGGATCCAGGCTCAACACGCCTTCAAATTTGACACGCCCGGCCGCCACAGGTGCCGAAGGTGGCACGTACACCTGCACGTATCATGGTTGTACGCTCAGATTCGAGACACCATCACTGCTACAGAAACACAAGCGGGAGGGTCACAGGCACACGCAGGGCATTGGTAGCAGCCGGGACCTGGGAATGACGTCGACCTTGCTCAACACCCAGGCCGGCCCGCATCGCTGCGATCGGATTAATCCAAGCACTGGAAAGCCGTGCGGCACAATCTTCTCGAGGCCATACGACTTGACAAGGCACGAGGACACCATCCACAACGCCCGCAAACTCAAGGTCCGATGCGACCTGTGCACTGATGAGAAGACGTTCAGCCGAGCGGATGCTCTGACGCGACATTACAGGGTGTGCCACCCCGATGTGGAACTTCCTGGAAagcaccgtcgccgtggagGTGGTTAG